The Fusarium graminearum PH-1 chromosome 2, whole genome shotgun sequence genome includes a region encoding these proteins:
- a CDS encoding glutathione-independent formaldehyde dehydrogenase — protein sequence MATQTMKAVNYQGPYKVTVEDVELPKLEHPDDVIVKVTTAAICGSDLHMYEGRTAAQPGITFGHENMGIVEQLGEGVTLLKKGDRVVMPFNVADGRCRNCEEGKTAFCTGVNPGFAGGAYGYVAMGPYRGGQAQYIRVPYADFNALKLPAGKEHEADFILLADIFPTGWHGVEISGFRSGESVAVFGAGPVGLMAAYSAVLRGASRVFVVDRVPERLQAAEKIGCTPIDFSKGDAVDLIIKANGGEEVDRSVDAVGYQAVGNSGDTEQPNIVLENMIRVTRPCGGLGIPGLYVPSDPGASDEASAKGMISLSFGKLFEKGLTIGTGQCNVKSYNRYLRDLIISGRAKPSFVVSHEINIDEAEVAYEKFDKRIDGYTKVLIHPNGGF from the exons ATGGCTACGCAGACTATGAAGGCTGTCAACTATCAGGGCCCTTACAAGGTCACAGTAGAAGACGTTGAACTGCCCAAGCTTGAACATCCTGACGACGTCATTGTCAAGGTCACGACG GCTGCCATCTGTGGTTCTGATCTACA CATGTACGAAGGTCGAACAGCAGCACAGCCCGGCATCACTTTTG GCCATGAGAATATGGGAATAGTCGAACAGCTCGGTGAGGGTGTCACTCTCCTCAAGAAAGGGGACCGTGTCGTCATGCCCTTTAACGTCGCTGACGGCCGCTGCCGCAATTGCGAAGAGGGAAAGACTGCTTTCTGTACCGGCGTAAACCCTGGATTTGCTGGAGGTGCTTATGGCTACGTTGCCATGGGTCCTTACAGAGGTGGCCAGGCTCAGTACATCAGAGTTCCGTACGCTGACTTCAACGCTCTTAAACTGCCTGCTGGGAAAGAGCATGAGGCTGATTTTATTCTCCTCGCTG ATATCTTCCCTACTGGCTggcatggtgttgaaatCTCCGGCTTCCGATCTGGCGAGAGTGTCGCTGTCTTTGGTGCCGGCCCCGTGGGTCTCATGGCTGCATACTCGGCCGTTCTACGCGGCGCCTCACGAGTGTTTGTTGTAGACCGTGTTCCCGAACGTCTTCAAGCAGCCGAGAAGATTGGCTGCACACCCATTGACTTCTCCAAGGGTGACGCTGTAGATCTgatcatcaaggccaatgGCGGAGAGGAGGTTGATCGATCTGTCGATGCTGTCGGTTATCAAGCCGTCGGCAATAGTGGTGATACTGAGCAGCCTAacattgttcttgagaacatGATCCGCGTTACCAGACCCTGTGGCGGCCTTGGAATCCCAGGTCTTTACGTCCCCAGCGATCCCGGTGCTTCGGACGAGGCATCTGCAAAGGGCATGATCAGTCTTAGCTTTGGCAAGCTCTTTGAAAAG GGACTGACCATCGGTACGGGCCAGTGCAATGTCAAGTCTTATAATCGCTATCTTCGAGACCTTATCATTTCTGGTCGAGCTAAGCCTAGCTTTGTCGTCTCGCATGAGATTAACATCGACGAAGCTGAAGTCGCTTATGAGAAGTTTGACAAACGAATTGACGGATACACCAAGGTACTTATCCACCCCAACGGTGGTTTCTGA
- a CDS encoding aldehyde reductase 1, whose translation MSFGRTVTLNSGWKIPQIGYGTWQAAPGEVGNGVYEALKAGYRHLDLAKIYQNQREVGEGIKKALSEVPGLKREDIFITGKLWNNKHRPEEVAGALDDTLEELGLEYIDLWLIHWPVAFKNGNQLFPLKEGDDGKTALDQEVTLSQTWEAVTKLPKEKVRSIGVSNFNKEMLEQIIKDTGVTPAMNQIERHPRLPQPELVKYLQEKGIFLTAYSAFGNNSWGEPLLINTPEVKAIAERLSKSKGKEVTPAQVILAWSTLDNHVVIPKSVTPARIRSNFEEVELDEEAVKELSKFGEKPQRFNIPKTYKPDWDINVFDDEKEKSATHQVVLKL comes from the exons ATGTCTTTCGGTCGAACTGTCACTCTCAACTCGGGCTGGAAGATCCCCCAGATCGGCTACGGCACATGGCAAGCTGCTCCCGGTGAGGTCGGCAATGGTGTCTACGAGGCCCTTAAGGCTGGCTACCGTCACCTCGATCTTGCCAAGATCTACCAGAACCAGCGTGAGGTTGGTGAGGGTATCAAGAAGGCCCTCAGCGAGGTCCCTGGCCTTAAGCGTGAggacatcttcatcaccgGAAAGCTTTGGAACAACAAGCACCGCCCTGAGGaggttgctggtgctcttgACGACaccctcgaggagcttggtcttgagtACATCGAC CTCTGGTTGATCCACTGGCCTGTTGCTTTCAAGAACGGAAACCAGCTTTTCCCACTGAAGGAGGGCGATGACGGCAAGACTGCTCTTGACCAGGAGGTGACCCTCTCCCAGACCTGGGAGGCCGTCACCAAGCTGcccaaggagaaggttcGCTCCATTGGTGTCTCTAACTTCAACAAGGAGATG CTTGagcaaatcatcaaggacaCTGGCGTCACCCCCGCCATGAACCAGATCGAGCGCCACCCCCGCCTTCCTCAGCCTGAGCTTGTCAAGTACCTCCAGGAGAAGGGTATCTTCCTCACTGCCTACTCCGCCTTCGGCAACAACAGCTGGGGCGAGCCTCTCCTCATTAACACTCCCGAGGTCAAGGCTATCGCTGAGCGCCTcagcaagtccaagggcaaggaggtCACTCCTGCCCAGGTCATCCTTGCCTGGTCCACCCTCGACAACCACGTCGTTATTCCCAAGTCCGTCACCCCCGCTCGCATTCGCTCCAActttgaggaggttgagctcgatgaggaggctgtcaaggagcttAGCAAGTTCGGAGAGAAGCCTCAGCGCTTCAATATTCCTAAGACTT ACAAGCCTGACTGGGATATCAACGTctttgatgacgagaaggagaagagcgCTACCCACCAGGTTGTTCTCAAGCTGTAA